Proteins from a genomic interval of Ramlibacter algicola:
- a CDS encoding DUF3626 domain-containing protein, whose amino-acid sequence MFDRTPWIPGPGSRCARALQHVGGLASGGPLDRSLHVTLQFHPDRLHRGEPLLRVLARDSLYRSQFETGTSNGGLTAHPGGDRWAWESRMFAGAYDDAPAEERPKYGALNYRRRATGGAPRFGSSFLRLKPQLLARTTFCYPDSVFEPRDFGTMANMALIELAESDRRDPLDDAIEAHVHGPVRLASDVEALVLDPSYRGTAVEELAGELPCVVEWHPGFVLTTDVLARHPDYRGPEFVALGLALARDGVLTPALLGEAARSGRYDAQALKRVWHYVARFGDPGAHRD is encoded by the coding sequence ATGTTCGATCGGACGCCATGGATCCCGGGGCCGGGTTCGCGTTGTGCGCGAGCCTTGCAGCACGTGGGAGGCCTTGCCAGCGGCGGTCCGCTCGACCGCTCCCTTCACGTCACCCTGCAGTTCCACCCCGACCGGCTCCATCGCGGCGAGCCCCTCCTTCGCGTGCTCGCCCGGGACAGCCTCTACCGCTCGCAGTTCGAGACCGGCACGAGCAACGGCGGCCTCACTGCGCATCCGGGCGGGGATCGCTGGGCATGGGAGAGCCGGATGTTCGCGGGGGCGTACGACGATGCGCCGGCCGAGGAGCGTCCGAAATACGGCGCGTTGAACTACAGGCGCCGCGCGACCGGCGGCGCGCCGCGCTTTGGTTCGTCCTTCCTTCGGCTCAAGCCGCAGCTGCTGGCGCGCACGACGTTCTGCTATCCGGACAGCGTCTTCGAACCGCGCGACTTCGGCACGATGGCGAACATGGCGCTCATCGAACTCGCCGAGAGCGATCGGCGCGATCCCCTCGACGACGCCATCGAAGCACATGTCCATGGACCCGTGCGCCTCGCATCCGACGTCGAGGCGCTGGTGCTGGATCCCAGCTATCGCGGCACGGCCGTGGAGGAACTGGCCGGTGAACTGCCTTGCGTGGTGGAGTGGCATCCGGGATTCGTGTTGACCACCGACGTGCTCGCCCGGCACCCCGACTATCGCGGCCCGGAGTTCGTGGCCCTTGGATTGGCGCTCGCGCGCGATGGCGTCCTGACGCCTGCGTTGCTTGGCGAGGCAGCCCGGTCCGGGCGGTACGACGCGCAAGCGTTGAAGCGGGTCTGGCACTACGTCGCCCGCTTCGGGGATCCCGGTGCGCACCGGGACTGA
- a CDS encoding DMT family transporter: MKKAVTGAFEMTAAMAISGTIGWFVVRSGQPVVALLFWRCVFGGAGLLPFCIAFGHLRRMQKRQFALAAGGGLAIALNWVLIFESFSHVPISVATAVYNTQPFILLGFGMAFLGERITAARLAWLALAFGGVVAIALGQPAVAAAGGDYPLGILLSIGAAFLYALAALATKKLDGTAPQLITLIHVGVGAVVFAPWGMRADFPVDATAWSSLAAMGFIYTALVFILLHSAIQKLPTAVTGALSFIYPVVAMITDVVAFDQRLSAAQWTGAAAILAGAVGIQLRDTRTG, translated from the coding sequence ATGAAGAAGGCCGTGACAGGCGCGTTCGAGATGACCGCCGCGATGGCGATCTCGGGAACCATCGGCTGGTTCGTGGTCCGGTCCGGCCAGCCCGTCGTCGCGTTGTTGTTCTGGCGTTGTGTCTTCGGTGGGGCCGGCTTGCTGCCGTTCTGCATTGCGTTCGGCCATCTCCGGCGCATGCAGAAGCGGCAATTCGCACTCGCAGCGGGAGGCGGCCTCGCGATTGCCCTTAACTGGGTCCTGATCTTCGAGTCGTTCTCGCACGTGCCGATCTCGGTCGCCACGGCCGTCTACAACACGCAGCCGTTCATCCTTCTCGGATTCGGGATGGCATTCCTGGGCGAGAGGATCACCGCCGCGCGATTGGCGTGGCTCGCGCTGGCATTCGGCGGCGTGGTGGCGATCGCGCTGGGCCAGCCTGCTGTCGCCGCCGCAGGCGGCGACTACCCGCTGGGCATCCTGCTTTCCATCGGAGCCGCCTTCCTGTACGCCCTTGCAGCCCTGGCGACCAAGAAGCTGGACGGCACGGCGCCGCAGCTGATCACCTTGATCCACGTCGGCGTGGGTGCCGTGGTGTTCGCCCCCTGGGGCATGCGCGCGGACTTTCCGGTCGACGCAACTGCCTGGTCGTCCCTGGCCGCGATGGGCTTCATCTACACGGCGCTGGTCTTCATCCTTCTGCATTCCGCGATCCAGAAGCTGCCGACGGCGGTGACGGGCGCCCTGTCGTTCATCTACCCCGTCGTCGCCATGATCACGGACGTCGTCGCGTTCGACCAGCGCCTGAGCGCGGCCCAGTGGACCGGGGCAGCGGCCATCCTGGCGGGGGCCGTCGGCATCCAACTGCGGGACACCCGGACCGGGTGA
- a CDS encoding carboxymuconolactone decarboxylase family protein, which yields MSEPRLDLHALAPQAARAGVQFSHSAGATLDRRLRALVDLRISQINGCAFCIDMHWADLVRQGMDPRHANAVAGWREAGRFFSDAERAALNWAEAVNAVPNRAPSDDDFAAVKRHLSDEQIADLTFVVGAIRSWNMLNASFHTQVPETPFVAG from the coding sequence ATGTCCGAACCAAGACTCGACCTTCACGCCCTCGCCCCCCAGGCCGCTCGCGCCGGGGTGCAGTTCTCCCACAGCGCCGGCGCCACGTTGGACAGGCGGCTACGCGCGCTGGTCGACTTGCGCATCAGCCAGATCAACGGCTGTGCGTTCTGCATCGACATGCACTGGGCCGACCTGGTCCGGCAGGGCATGGACCCGCGCCATGCCAATGCCGTGGCTGGCTGGCGCGAGGCAGGGCGCTTCTTCAGCGACGCCGAACGCGCCGCGCTCAACTGGGCGGAGGCGGTGAACGCGGTGCCGAATCGTGCGCCCAGCGATGACGATTTCGCCGCCGTGAAGCGCCACTTGAGCGACGAGCAGATCGCGGACCTCACGTTCGTCGTCGGCGCGATCCGCTCTTGGAACATGCTCAACGCGAGCTTCCACACGCAAGTTCCCGAGACGCCCTTCGTGGCGGGCTGA
- a CDS encoding carboxymuconolactone decarboxylase family protein — MQADREPPKSDRRIRGEQMLERVDGKAGIRVVEGLASSFPDFAAYVLEYPFGDIYSRAGLGLREREIAAVAALCAMGNAAPQLRVHIHAALNVGCTPQEISEVLMQMSVYAGFPAALNGLAAMKEVFDAEGIQLPCGQGAVTPGGGSPAGVDGC; from the coding sequence ATGCAAGCTGATCGTGAGCCGCCCAAGTCAGACCGCCGCATCCGCGGGGAGCAGATGCTGGAACGCGTCGACGGGAAAGCGGGGATCCGTGTCGTGGAGGGCCTGGCCTCGTCCTTCCCGGACTTCGCAGCCTACGTGCTCGAGTACCCGTTCGGCGACATCTACTCCCGTGCGGGCCTCGGACTGCGCGAACGCGAGATCGCGGCCGTGGCCGCTCTCTGCGCGATGGGGAACGCCGCACCGCAATTGCGGGTGCACATCCACGCCGCATTGAACGTCGGCTGCACCCCGCAAGAGATCTCGGAAGTGTTGATGCAGATGTCGGTGTATGCCGGGTTCCCGGCTGCCTTGAACGGCCTCGCAGCCATGAAGGAGGTCTTCGATGCCGAAGGCATCCAGCTGCCCTGCGGTCAAGGTGCAGTGACTCCTGGTGGGGGCAGCCCGGCGGGAGTGGACGGATGCTGA